One window from the genome of Eucalyptus grandis isolate ANBG69807.140 chromosome 7, ASM1654582v1, whole genome shotgun sequence encodes:
- the LOC104455543 gene encoding disease resistance protein RPS5: MEEERVRKRAAKLSKHLSKKSFVLILDDVWEHFKLQDVGIPNRADGCKLVLTTRSSKVCARMGCIEIKIRPLCEEEAWNLFVEHLGSKGVLGMNKIEKVAKAIVEKCAGFPLAIIAMVRSMRGEERGFVWEDTLEKLKDPNKDHTEMGERVLPVLRHSYTRLSDPQLQQRFLRRALYPENALIGKMELIEFSIDEGLIDELHAREKQYTRGLNIISKLQDAFLLEVSYRIKMHDLLREMALHIMSTTSIIQVSMSSQGMPDEERWTRKLKSLRKLDALGCIKLEAVEDGCEEREGITAAAARSPLPAFPSLETIDGKCCGNTKRVVESEWIPHFPNLKEINVWGCKKMVEIVGWPSPCMGINEWENVQVLCGAADKWEVINEHSYSLLFPCLKKLNIQISLKLKYLFGHGCKLSLPCLRAIVIDDCEEIEGITAAAARSPPPAFPSLEKIDVKFCGNMKRVVESEWLLHFPSLKEINVWGCKKMVEIIGRPPPCMPVDTAFSVAHLQVERFNIQKLLLQELLPHLWNLQHIHVNDFTGMEEIVSRGSASTSEHIPSSSSPCPFRSLPRLEHLLLENLPHLKSICESTISCPSIKQLHLLGYPKLERISLQLKVVCVGYCLPDIILDHEKLWGMLEWNDPNQAQSSLSYVEAYNVSKIRKKQSNNGAV, encoded by the exons ATGGAGGAGGAGCGTGTGAGGAAACGAGCAGCGAAGTTGTCCAAACACTTATCAAAGAAGAGTTTTGTACTGATTCTTGACGACGTGTGGGAGCATTTCAAACTCCAGGATGTGGGAATTCCCAATAGAGCTGATGGATGCAAGCTTGTCTTAACAACTCGATCTTCTAAAGTATGTGCTCGAATGGGTTGTATAGAGATTAAAATTAGACCTTtatgtgaagaagaagcatgGAACTTATTTGTGGAGCATCTTGGGTCTAAAGGGGTACTTGGtatgaacaaaattgaaaaggttGCAAAGGCAATCGTGGAGAAATGTGCAGGTTTTCCACTTGCTATCATCGCAATGGTAAGAAGCATgaggggggaggagagaggatTTGTCTGGGAGGACACTTTGGAAAAGCTGAAGGACCCAAATAAGGATCATACAGAAATGGGAGAGAGGGTTTTGCCAGTACTTAGACATAGCTACACACGCCTGTCTGACCCTCAACTTCAACAACGTTTCTTACGCCGTGCACTTTATCCTGAAAATGCATTAATTGGGAAAATGGAgttgattgaattttctattgatGAGGGATTGATTGACGAACTGCATGCTAGGGAGAAACAATATACGAGGGGTCTTAACATAATAAGCAAACTTCAAGATGCTTTCTTGTTGGAAGTTTCTTATAGGATcaagatgcatgatttgctCAGAGAAATGGCACTACACATAATGAGTACAACGTCTATTATACAAGTAAGCATGAGTTCGCAAGGGATGCCTGATGAGGAACGTTGGACAA GAAAGTTGAAATCCTTAAGGAAGTTGGATGCCTTGGGATGTATAAAGCTGGAAGCAGTTGAAG ATGGTTGTGAGGAAAGAGAAGGGATAACTGCAGCAGCAGCTAGGTCACCGCTTCCTGCTTTCCCCAGTCTAGAAACGATTGATGGGAAGTGTTGTGGCAACACGAAGAGGGTAGTCGAATCTGAATGGATTCCCCATTTCCCTAATCTGAAGGAGATTAATGTATGGGGATGCAAGAAGATGGTTGAGATAGTAGGATGGCCATCCCCATGTATGGGGATTAATGAATGGGAGAACGTGCAGGTGCTCTGTGGAGCAGCAGATAAATGGGAAGTAATCAACGAGCATTCctactctctcctcttcccctGTCTTAAGAAGCTAAATATCCAGATATCTCTGAAACTTAAGTATCTGTTTGGCCACGGGTGTAAACTCTCCCTTCCATGCCTGCGAGCGATTGTCATAGATGATTGTGAGGAAATAGAAGGGATAACTGCAGCGGCAGCTAGGTCACCGCCTCCTGCTTTCCCCAGTCTAGAAAAGATCGATGTGAAGTTTTGTGGCAACATGAAGAGGGTAGTCGAATCCGAGTGGCTTCTCCATTTCCCTAGTCTGAAGGAGATTAATGTATGGGGATGCAAGAAGATGGTTGAGATAATAGGACGGCCACCCCCATGCATGCCAGTGGATACGGCCTTTTCTGTAGCGCATCTTCAAGTGGAACGTTTCAACATACAGAAGTTGCTTCTGCAGGAATTGTTGCCGCATCTTTGGAATCTTCAACACATCCATGTAAATGACTTCACAGGAATGGAGGAAATTGTAAGCAGAGGAAGTGCAAGCACTTCTGAGCAcatcccctcctcctcctctccatgTCCATTTCGTTCTCTCCCACGGTTGGAGCACTTGCTTCTAGAGAACCTGCCCCACCTGAAGAGCATATGTGAAAGCACCATAAGTTGCCCTTCAATAAAACAGCTTCATCTGTTGGGCTATCCAAAACTGGAGAGAATTTCTCTGCAACTGAAAGTAGTTTGTGTCGGCTATTGCCTTCCGgatattattttggatcatGAGAAACTGTGGGGTATGCTGGAGTGGAACGATCCCAATCAGGCTCAATCGTCTCTCAGCTATGTAGAAGCATATAATGTGTCTAAGATTCGCAAGAAACAGTCCAATAATGGAGCTGTGTAA